The Streptomyces sp. Alt3 genome has a segment encoding these proteins:
- a CDS encoding non-ribosomal peptide synthetase has translation MWLIESLAGGSPYNLVFTCFVEDGTLDRDYLAKALAETTGRHEGLRTVFRETDSDVVREVLSAHVPELTTYVYDGPAAGFEEYVRDEGARQGRRPFDLSAAPAYRWLHFSRPGGGEAVVLAAHHMVLDGWAVGLLLTEVFARYGALADGAAEPDLGPDVPVGVLARRQEALRATGVWDSQAELWKRHLDGVPRVLELPADRQRPAVQDATGGRSALDLGPGTTAAVAGRARELGITPYAFLLGAFGLTLSRRTGSRSLLVGVPLLGRGFSELEHLVAVTGNLVPVRVDVDDEATAAGYLRSVHASLGRSIDAGDLPFEELVARVGVERGLGCHPLVQVCFGMHDQLVPQGLDAGSVRLRVEEGHGGGSQFDLTMLIGHADPSFSGHVEYATSVWTEDETRAFVADFRAAVEQLATDPAARLEDVRCVSAASRARLDGINTAADDFPDSSLDALFREVAARTPDAVAVRDEASALTYARLADAAAEQARLLREAGVGPGDRVLVGVDRSVAEAVAVLGVQWAGAAYVGVEQGVTDAHLARIVARAAPAAVLAGPVSGPAAARAAALGVRPVATWEPSWPAATEGGAAPFAPEDPARLAYVAFTSGSTGEPKGVSVPHRAVIRLVHEAGFVRLGPGERMLRLSPLAFDASTLELWGALLTGATLEVHPPGLASPTELGAFLRERGITVAWLTAGLFRLVEEFAPDSFAGVRQLLTGGDVVPHDHVARALTRHPGLVVTNGYGPTENTTFTTTHSVERPEDVDGPLPIGTPVPGTHVYVLDERRRIVPAGAVGELYAGGAGLADGYLGDEAGTARSFGTFSPDVGERLYRTGDVVRMDGLGRLRFLGRADDQVKLRGYRVELGAIGDVLTAHPGVLDAVVHVTDGDSAEKRLVASVVLTPGGGTDAVALRALLKERLPAYMVPSLWAVVDRLPLTVNGKVDLRALAARAVPAARAGPWPGPGRAPWPHRWRRSRPPPARRRSPPPPCRSGSRSCSPRSSRTPRRPSP, from the coding sequence ATGTGGCTCATCGAGAGCCTGGCCGGCGGTTCCCCGTACAACCTGGTGTTCACGTGCTTCGTCGAGGACGGCACTCTGGACCGGGACTACCTCGCGAAGGCACTGGCCGAGACCACCGGCCGCCACGAGGGGCTGCGCACCGTCTTCCGCGAAACGGACAGCGACGTCGTGCGCGAGGTCCTTTCCGCCCACGTACCGGAACTGACGACGTACGTGTACGACGGCCCGGCGGCGGGGTTCGAGGAGTACGTCCGCGACGAGGGCGCCCGGCAGGGACGCAGGCCCTTCGACCTGTCCGCGGCCCCCGCCTACCGGTGGCTGCACTTCTCGCGGCCGGGGGGCGGCGAGGCGGTCGTCCTGGCCGCTCATCACATGGTGCTCGACGGCTGGGCGGTGGGGCTGCTCCTCACGGAGGTCTTCGCCCGCTACGGCGCACTCGCCGACGGAGCGGCCGAGCCGGACCTCGGCCCCGACGTACCGGTGGGAGTGCTCGCCCGCCGCCAGGAGGCCCTGCGCGCCACGGGCGTGTGGGACAGCCAGGCCGAGCTGTGGAAGCGCCACCTCGACGGGGTGCCCAGGGTCCTGGAACTGCCCGCCGACCGCCAACGCCCGGCCGTCCAGGACGCCACGGGCGGCCGCAGCGCACTGGACCTGGGCCCCGGGACGACCGCGGCGGTGGCCGGGAGGGCGCGGGAACTCGGCATCACCCCGTACGCCTTCCTGCTCGGCGCCTTCGGCCTGACCCTGAGCCGGCGGACGGGCAGCCGCAGTCTGCTCGTCGGTGTGCCGCTGCTCGGCCGCGGGTTCTCCGAGCTGGAGCACCTGGTGGCGGTGACGGGCAACCTGGTCCCGGTACGCGTCGACGTCGACGACGAGGCCACCGCCGCCGGGTATCTCCGCTCGGTGCACGCGTCCCTGGGGCGCAGCATCGACGCCGGGGACCTGCCCTTCGAGGAGCTGGTCGCCCGCGTGGGTGTCGAGCGAGGTCTCGGCTGCCACCCTCTCGTGCAGGTCTGCTTCGGCATGCACGACCAGCTCGTGCCACAGGGACTGGACGCGGGTTCCGTCCGGCTGCGGGTCGAGGAAGGGCACGGCGGCGGTTCGCAGTTCGACCTCACGATGCTCATCGGGCACGCCGATCCGTCCTTCTCCGGTCATGTGGAGTACGCGACGAGCGTCTGGACCGAGGACGAGACCCGCGCGTTCGTCGCGGACTTCCGCGCGGCGGTCGAGCAGCTGGCCACGGACCCTGCCGCCAGGCTGGAGGACGTCCGCTGCGTGTCCGCCGCGAGCCGCGCCCGGCTCGACGGGATCAACACGGCGGCCGACGACTTCCCCGACAGCTCCCTCGACGCGCTCTTCCGGGAGGTGGCCGCGCGCACACCGGACGCCGTCGCCGTCCGCGACGAGGCGTCGGCTCTCACCTACGCCCGGCTGGCGGACGCCGCCGCCGAGCAGGCGCGCCTGCTGCGGGAGGCCGGTGTCGGACCGGGCGACCGGGTACTGGTCGGCGTGGACCGGTCGGTCGCCGAGGCCGTCGCCGTGCTGGGCGTGCAGTGGGCGGGCGCGGCGTACGTCGGTGTGGAGCAGGGCGTGACCGACGCCCATCTGGCCCGGATCGTGGCGCGCGCCGCACCGGCCGCGGTGCTGGCGGGGCCGGTGTCCGGGCCCGCCGCGGCGCGGGCCGCCGCGCTCGGCGTCCGCCCGGTCGCCACGTGGGAGCCGTCCTGGCCCGCCGCCACCGAGGGCGGCGCCGCGCCGTTCGCGCCGGAGGACCCCGCGCGGCTCGCCTACGTGGCCTTCACCTCGGGGTCGACCGGTGAGCCCAAGGGAGTGTCCGTACCGCACCGCGCCGTGATCCGGCTGGTCCACGAGGCCGGCTTCGTGCGGCTGGGGCCCGGCGAGCGGATGCTGCGGCTGTCGCCGCTGGCCTTCGACGCCTCGACGCTGGAGCTGTGGGGTGCGCTGCTGACCGGGGCGACCCTTGAGGTCCACCCGCCCGGCCTGGCCTCGCCGACCGAGCTCGGCGCCTTCCTGCGGGAGCGCGGGATCACCGTCGCCTGGCTCACCGCGGGCCTGTTCCGTCTGGTCGAGGAGTTCGCCCCCGACTCGTTCGCCGGGGTGCGCCAGTTGCTGACGGGCGGCGACGTCGTACCGCACGACCACGTGGCACGCGCGCTCACCCGCCACCCGGGCCTGGTCGTCACCAACGGCTACGGGCCGACGGAGAACACCACCTTCACCACCACCCACTCGGTGGAGCGGCCCGAGGACGTCGACGGCCCGCTGCCGATCGGCACCCCGGTGCCGGGCACCCACGTGTACGTGCTCGACGAGCGCCGACGGATCGTGCCGGCGGGAGCGGTCGGCGAACTCTACGCGGGTGGTGCCGGGCTGGCCGACGGCTACCTCGGCGACGAGGCCGGGACGGCGCGCTCGTTCGGGACGTTCTCACCGGACGTCGGCGAACGCCTCTATCGCACGGGCGACGTCGTACGGATGGACGGCCTGGGGCGGCTGCGCTTCCTCGGCCGGGCGGACGACCAGGTCAAGCTGCGCGGCTACCGGGTCGAGCTGGGCGCGATCGGCGACGTCCTGACCGCTCACCCCGGAGTGCTGGACGCCGTCGTGCACGTCACGGACGGCGACAGCGCGGAGAAGCGTCTCGTGGCCTCGGTGGTACTGACCCCCGGAGGCGGGACCGACGCGGTCGCCCTGCGCGCCCTGCTCAAGGAGCGGCTCCCGGCCTACATGGTGCCGAGCCTCTGGGCCGTCGTGGACCGCCTCCCCCTGACCGTCAACGGCAAGGTCGACCTGCGCGCCCTGGCGGCACGCGCGGTGCCGGCCGCGCGGGCCGGCCCGTGGCCGGGGCCGGGGCGGGCACCGTGGCCGCACCGGTGGAGACGGAGCAGACCGCCCCCGGCCCGGCGGAGGAGCCCACCCCCTCCCTGTCGGAGCGGATCGCGGAGCTGTTCACCGCGGTCATCGAGGACCCCGAGGCGGCCGTCGCCGTGA
- a CDS encoding cytochrome P450 codes for MNRTRTKAPSLSLPDGAGAPEWDEGLECWVVADPGLARQILNHTGFTSGTFERSFQLYMTEASREEYRELTDFLRLWFVQTDAPEHAALRRPVQRIMSASYVRSLAPRIEEITEECLDDLAAARPHDVMPTVADGISGKVMAHVVGVGEQPAVLHRWSRALSLFIGAMYRRDHAEGAHTAMEEMAEALSRASAPAAFPRDTPLDRARTTATWAMNLFGGLETTASLLGSVILTALGDKAVWDAVREEREGAVEALVESVLVARPPLRHLGRVVAYDQEVGGSRLKEGDLVLVSLTGDGLLTEGEPATPATGCPVTGAAAVSGTDEGAGRPEQHLVFGHGPHYCVGAPLARLEAAVLLRRFAKRFPDARLAGEAAVWGPNLSYVGLDHLYVDLGV; via the coding sequence GTGAACCGCACACGGACGAAGGCCCCGTCGCTGTCCCTGCCGGACGGCGCCGGGGCCCCGGAGTGGGACGAAGGGCTGGAGTGCTGGGTCGTCGCCGACCCCGGGCTGGCCCGGCAAATCCTCAACCACACCGGCTTCACCTCCGGGACCTTCGAGCGTTCCTTCCAGCTGTACATGACGGAGGCGTCGCGCGAGGAGTACCGCGAACTCACGGACTTCCTGCGGCTCTGGTTCGTCCAGACCGACGCCCCGGAGCACGCGGCGCTGCGCCGCCCCGTGCAGCGGATCATGTCCGCGTCGTACGTCCGCTCCCTCGCTCCGCGGATCGAGGAGATCACCGAGGAGTGCCTCGACGATCTCGCCGCGGCCCGGCCGCACGACGTGATGCCGACGGTCGCCGACGGCATCTCCGGCAAGGTCATGGCGCACGTGGTCGGAGTCGGTGAGCAGCCGGCGGTGCTGCACCGCTGGTCGCGGGCACTGTCCCTGTTCATCGGCGCCATGTACCGGCGCGACCACGCGGAGGGGGCGCACACCGCGATGGAGGAGATGGCGGAGGCGCTGTCCCGGGCCTCCGCCCCCGCGGCCTTCCCGCGTGACACCCCGCTCGACCGTGCCCGTACGACCGCGACCTGGGCGATGAACCTCTTCGGCGGACTGGAGACGACGGCGTCCCTCCTCGGCTCGGTCATCCTGACCGCGCTCGGCGACAAGGCCGTCTGGGACGCGGTCCGCGAGGAGCGGGAGGGCGCCGTGGAGGCGCTCGTGGAGTCCGTGCTCGTGGCGAGGCCCCCGCTGAGGCACCTCGGACGTGTCGTCGCCTACGACCAGGAGGTCGGCGGGAGCCGGCTGAAGGAAGGCGATCTGGTGCTCGTCAGCCTCACCGGCGACGGGCTGCTCACGGAAGGGGAACCCGCTACCCCGGCCACCGGCTGCCCGGTCACCGGAGCCGCAGCCGTGAGCGGGACGGACGAGGGGGCGGGACGCCCGGAGCAGCACCTCGTCTTCGGCCACGGACCGCACTACTGCGTCGGCGCGCCGCTCGCCCGTCTGGAGGCGGCCGTGCTGCTGCGCCGGTTCGCGAAGCGGTTCCCCGACGCCCGGCTCGCCGGCGAGGCCGCCGTCTGGGGCCCCAACCTCTCGTACGTGGGCCTCGACCACCTCTACGTCGACCTGGGGGTGTGA
- a CDS encoding acyl carrier protein has protein sequence MTGDTDFFMVGGNSLGAVRLMRRLKAELGVSVRLRDFLLAPTPDGLRALVEKAGAE, from the coding sequence GTGACGGGCGACACCGACTTCTTCATGGTGGGCGGCAACTCCCTCGGCGCGGTCCGGCTCATGCGCAGGCTCAAGGCGGAACTGGGAGTGAGCGTACGTCTGCGCGACTTCCTGCTGGCCCCGACACCGGACGGTCTCCGGGCACTCGTGGAGAAGGCCGGCGCCGAGTGA
- a CDS encoding type I polyketide synthase, translating into MPTENAVAVVGMACRLPGADDTDRYWAALTGGVDGISRFTPKWLLAQGADPEYVRRENFVPAMGVITGSRRFDWPYFRYSRAEAAAMDPQQRVFLECATTAVDDAGIDPTRFPGRIGVYAGADRVGRRADGSLSELALYIGQEKDFLATRVAYKLGLRGPALTVQTACSTSLTAVHLAARALAGGECDAALAGGVTVMPRGEWGYLFEQGGILSPDGRCRPFDEQAGGTVPAEGVAVVVLKRLADALRDGDRIAGVIAGTAINNDGSDKMAYTAPSVPGQSEVIRAAQRIAGIDPADIDYVEAHGTATRLGDPIEVEALTDVFRDSAGTTGQCLLGAVKGNIGHTGVVAGVAGLIKTVLMLERGQIVPTAHFTGPNPLLELETSPFRIAAANEPWPDRGTRLAAVSSFGVGGTNAHVLLQGAPSRAPRKGRPGFRPLTLSAASPDALGRLAGALADRLEAAAPGKAAPTLAEVSRTLAERRVHRHRKALVAADPAAAARLLRGAAQPGPPPRKLGKVAFLFPGQGTLRHGAGTAAYQLLPGFRAEFDEIRKGVRDAHDIDLTPVVTDPADQDWFADTVHQQLGLFALGYAFGRQLQAWNIRPAAMLGNSIGEYVAAALAGVWAPQDAADLVHRRARAMWDTEPGRMVSVAASADEVVPRLPGDGEVTVAVEATGSVVLSGPEAAMTELLAGDRLAGLGTTLIHTRRAFHSKAMDGAAEEVRAAISSMPVRPPRQPLISGTTGRRADPQEVTDPGYWAAQLRRPVLLGEAMSTLLGSGCTTYVELGPGSSMIGGLRRTPGWDSSFTAVPLTSRREDPAEAGLLRALATLWELGADRALEDVLDTAPGAGEERPSRCSLPGYQFLGEDPEQADEALPPAPVAPRAPASVSAPSPASSPARRPDTRAVLAELWCRTLGVPVALDDDSFFALGGESLMAVTLTAQVRELTGCVLSVTDFSRAPSFGRLVETVERQSPARPAPAATGTLPVPGVATLAEGGPGRPVFLVADATGTALPYRELAALLAPLAEDRPVLGLEDPGGPRTRTIPAIAADHVTALLRTQPEGPYTLGGWSFGAVVAHEMAYRLARLGKRVDLLVCLDGFVPDTGGLPVSFAPEFLRAGLRSQAEALLGIGPMGRRLGRSTALRRQFVANQATLLRYRPRPVACPVVLFKASSGPAEADRLRGRLSGLYGDGIRVEPVGGDHWSMLTGPYAGDLALKLAHALPAEASAEQGKR; encoded by the coding sequence GTGCCGACGGAGAACGCCGTGGCCGTGGTCGGCATGGCATGCAGGCTGCCGGGCGCCGACGACACGGACCGGTACTGGGCGGCGCTGACCGGCGGCGTGGACGGGATCAGCCGGTTCACCCCCAAGTGGCTGCTGGCCCAGGGGGCGGACCCGGAATACGTGCGCAGGGAGAACTTCGTCCCGGCCATGGGGGTCATCACCGGGTCCCGCCGTTTCGACTGGCCGTACTTCCGCTACAGCCGGGCCGAGGCCGCGGCGATGGACCCGCAGCAGCGTGTCTTCCTGGAGTGCGCGACCACCGCCGTCGACGACGCGGGCATCGATCCCACCCGGTTCCCGGGCCGGATCGGGGTCTACGCGGGGGCCGACCGGGTCGGCCGCCGGGCCGACGGCTCGCTGAGCGAACTCGCCCTGTACATCGGCCAGGAGAAGGACTTCCTCGCCACGCGCGTGGCCTACAAGCTGGGTCTGCGCGGCCCCGCGCTCACCGTCCAGACGGCCTGCTCGACCTCGCTGACCGCAGTGCACCTCGCCGCGCGGGCCCTGGCCGGCGGCGAGTGCGACGCGGCACTCGCCGGGGGCGTCACCGTGATGCCCAGGGGCGAGTGGGGATACCTGTTCGAGCAGGGCGGCATCCTCTCGCCCGACGGGCGCTGCCGGCCGTTCGACGAGCAGGCCGGGGGCACCGTGCCCGCCGAGGGTGTCGCCGTGGTCGTGCTCAAGCGGCTCGCGGACGCGCTGCGTGACGGCGACCGGATAGCCGGGGTGATCGCGGGCACCGCGATCAACAACGACGGCTCGGACAAGATGGCGTACACCGCGCCGTCCGTCCCCGGCCAGAGCGAGGTGATCCGCGCCGCCCAGCGGATCGCCGGGATCGATCCGGCGGACATCGACTACGTGGAGGCGCACGGTACGGCGACCCGGCTCGGCGACCCGATCGAGGTGGAGGCGCTGACCGATGTCTTCCGCGACTCCGCAGGCACCACCGGGCAGTGCCTGCTGGGCGCGGTCAAGGGGAACATCGGGCACACCGGGGTCGTGGCCGGCGTCGCGGGGCTGATCAAGACCGTGCTGATGCTGGAGCGGGGGCAGATCGTGCCCACCGCCCACTTCACCGGCCCCAACCCGCTTCTGGAACTGGAGACTTCGCCCTTCCGGATCGCCGCGGCCAACGAGCCCTGGCCCGACCGCGGGACCCGGCTCGCGGCAGTCAGCTCCTTCGGTGTGGGCGGCACCAACGCCCACGTCCTCCTCCAGGGGGCTCCGAGCCGCGCTCCGCGCAAGGGACGTCCCGGCTTCCGCCCGCTCACCCTGTCGGCGGCCTCACCGGACGCGCTCGGACGGCTGGCCGGGGCGCTCGCCGACCGGCTCGAAGCGGCCGCCCCCGGCAAGGCGGCTCCCACGCTCGCCGAGGTGTCCCGCACCCTCGCCGAGCGGCGCGTGCACCGGCACCGCAAGGCACTGGTCGCGGCGGACCCCGCGGCGGCGGCGCGACTCCTGCGAGGCGCGGCGCAGCCCGGGCCGCCCCCGCGGAAGCTGGGCAAGGTCGCCTTCCTCTTCCCCGGCCAGGGCACCCTGCGGCACGGCGCGGGCACCGCCGCGTACCAGCTGCTGCCGGGATTCCGGGCGGAGTTCGACGAGATACGCAAGGGCGTGCGCGACGCGCACGACATCGACCTCACCCCGGTCGTCACCGACCCGGCGGACCAGGACTGGTTCGCCGACACCGTCCACCAGCAACTGGGCCTGTTCGCACTCGGCTACGCCTTCGGACGCCAGCTTCAGGCATGGAACATCCGCCCGGCCGCGATGCTGGGCAACAGCATCGGCGAGTACGTGGCCGCCGCGCTCGCCGGGGTCTGGGCCCCGCAGGACGCCGCGGACCTGGTGCACCGCCGCGCCCGGGCGATGTGGGACACCGAGCCCGGCCGCATGGTGAGCGTCGCCGCCTCCGCCGACGAGGTCGTCCCCCGGCTGCCCGGGGACGGCGAGGTCACCGTCGCCGTCGAGGCCACCGGCTCCGTCGTCCTGTCCGGACCCGAGGCGGCGATGACGGAGCTGCTCGCGGGCGACCGCCTGGCCGGACTCGGGACCACCCTGATCCACACCCGGCGCGCCTTCCACTCGAAGGCCATGGACGGGGCTGCCGAGGAGGTACGGGCCGCCATTTCGTCGATGCCCGTCCGTCCTCCGCGGCAGCCCCTCATATCCGGCACCACCGGACGACGGGCCGATCCGCAGGAGGTGACGGACCCCGGCTACTGGGCCGCGCAACTGCGCAGGCCCGTCCTCCTCGGGGAGGCGATGAGCACCCTGCTCGGCTCGGGCTGCACGACGTACGTCGAACTGGGCCCCGGCAGCTCGATGATCGGCGGCCTGCGCCGCACCCCCGGCTGGGACAGCTCCTTCACCGCGGTGCCGCTGACCTCCCGGCGCGAGGACCCGGCCGAGGCGGGGCTGCTGAGGGCGCTGGCCACCCTGTGGGAACTCGGCGCCGACCGCGCGCTGGAGGACGTGCTCGACACGGCGCCCGGAGCCGGCGAGGAGAGGCCGTCGCGCTGCTCCCTGCCGGGATACCAGTTCCTCGGAGAGGACCCGGAACAGGCGGACGAGGCCCTCCCGCCCGCGCCGGTGGCACCGCGCGCCCCGGCATCGGTATCGGCGCCGTCACCGGCCTCGTCACCGGCCCGACGGCCCGACACGCGTGCCGTGCTGGCGGAGCTGTGGTGCCGCACCCTCGGCGTCCCGGTGGCGCTCGACGACGACAGCTTCTTCGCCCTGGGCGGCGAGTCGCTCATGGCCGTCACCCTGACGGCCCAGGTCAGGGAGCTCACCGGCTGCGTGCTGTCCGTGACCGACTTCTCCCGTGCGCCGTCGTTCGGCCGGCTCGTCGAGACCGTCGAGCGGCAGTCGCCCGCGCGGCCCGCCCCGGCGGCGACGGGCACTCTCCCGGTCCCGGGGGTCGCCACCCTGGCCGAAGGCGGTCCGGGCCGGCCGGTTTTCCTCGTCGCGGACGCCACGGGCACCGCACTCCCCTACCGGGAACTGGCCGCCCTGCTGGCGCCCCTCGCCGAGGACCGGCCGGTCCTCGGACTGGAGGACCCCGGGGGTCCGCGCACCCGCACGATCCCGGCCATCGCGGCCGACCACGTCACCGCGCTGCTCCGCACCCAGCCCGAGGGCCCCTACACGCTCGGCGGATGGTCGTTCGGCGCGGTCGTCGCCCATGAGATGGCGTACCGCCTCGCACGGCTCGGCAAGCGTGTGGACCTCCTCGTGTGCCTGGACGGCTTCGTCCCGGACACCGGGGGTCTGCCGGTGTCCTTCGCCCCCGAGTTCCTGCGCGCCGGGCTGCGGTCCCAGGCCGAGGCGCTGCTCGGAATCGGCCCGATGGGACGACGCCTTGGGCGCAGCACGGCCCTGCGCAGGCAGTTCGTCGCCAATCAGGCGACGCTGCTGCGTTACCGGCCTCGCCCCGTCGCGTGCCCGGTCGTGCTCTTCAAGGCGTCGAGCGGGCCGGCGGAGGCGGACCGGCTGCGCGGCCGGTTGTCCGGGCTCTACGGGGACGGGATCCGGGTCGAGCCGGTCGGCGGCGACCACTGGTCGATGCTCACCGGCCCGTACGCGGGCGATCTGGCGCTGAAGCTGGCGCATGCACTTCCGGCCGAAGCCTCGGCCGAGCAGGGAAAGAGATGA
- a CDS encoding condensation domain-containing protein, whose amino-acid sequence MGGRTRGEFSVLPECELADGPWYPATPMQQGLWVLDRDELLRPTQLVPSVVEFTGTVDHPLLVSAVRRALGRHPSLRARFRLDLKHRRVEYSTHEEPADAGFLDAAAEGWTEDEIDRLVRALCGTPFDLATEAPARAEVIRIGADRTLLVLTSHHIVFDGLSRTMLLEEIFTVYRAGLAGVEPELSSPPHPASVVATPSAQDVAAQVEEVVERLRGAPTEVPLPFERSGTAKEETSLLGTTITTGLDPERTAGALAVASEEGCTTFMLGVALLAGTLARRSTQRDFLIAFAWPGRDHPDAADVIGMFITTVVLRVSLEPDTTWRELLGNARISSMEAFMDSDVPLDAISAELNPDRNALWPPLTPVLLNLDDAPHAPELAPGVTGRLRPLDPLYIKYDLALFVRVEDGADGRRLELSLDYPADVSDHSTVSAFLSDLRRSAADLATSPEETVLEQSIDAIDLDDPAQRLDLVRSIWQEVLQSDDIEDDVSFFESGGDSLLLVVLVERLSQASGRMLRTVDLFRSATVRGQADLLAAPSTEPREAAAPADGRLGMLDAARNRRATEEAV is encoded by the coding sequence ATGGGCGGCCGTACACGGGGGGAATTCTCAGTGTTACCCGAATGTGAATTAGCTGATGGTCCCTGGTACCCGGCCACCCCGATGCAACAGGGCCTGTGGGTACTGGACCGCGACGAACTGCTGCGGCCGACGCAGCTGGTCCCCTCGGTCGTCGAGTTCACCGGGACGGTGGACCACCCGCTGCTGGTATCGGCGGTCCGCCGCGCGCTGGGCAGGCATCCGTCGCTACGCGCCCGCTTCCGGCTTGATCTGAAGCATCGCCGGGTCGAGTACAGCACCCATGAGGAGCCGGCCGACGCCGGGTTCCTCGACGCGGCCGCCGAGGGCTGGACCGAGGACGAGATCGACCGGTTGGTGCGGGCTCTGTGCGGCACCCCGTTCGACCTGGCCACCGAGGCACCGGCACGGGCCGAGGTCATCCGGATCGGCGCCGATCGCACCCTCCTGGTGCTCACCTCGCACCACATCGTGTTCGACGGTCTGTCACGCACGATGCTGCTGGAGGAGATCTTCACCGTCTACCGTGCCGGACTGGCCGGCGTGGAACCGGAATTGAGCAGCCCTCCGCATCCCGCCTCGGTGGTCGCCACACCGTCCGCCCAGGACGTGGCCGCTCAGGTCGAGGAGGTGGTCGAGCGGCTGCGCGGCGCCCCCACCGAGGTGCCGCTCCCCTTCGAGCGCTCCGGCACCGCCAAAGAGGAAACGTCACTTCTCGGTACCACCATCACTACCGGCCTCGATCCGGAACGCACCGCCGGTGCCCTGGCGGTGGCGTCCGAGGAGGGCTGCACCACCTTCATGCTGGGCGTCGCGCTGCTGGCCGGGACCCTGGCCCGCCGCAGCACCCAGCGGGACTTCCTCATCGCCTTCGCCTGGCCGGGCCGCGACCACCCGGACGCCGCCGACGTCATCGGCATGTTCATCACCACCGTGGTGCTACGCGTGTCACTCGAACCCGACACCACGTGGCGCGAGCTGCTGGGCAACGCGCGCATCAGCAGCATGGAGGCGTTCATGGACAGCGACGTACCGCTGGACGCCATCTCCGCCGAGCTCAATCCCGACCGCAACGCCCTCTGGCCGCCCCTGACCCCGGTGCTCCTCAACCTGGACGACGCGCCGCACGCTCCCGAACTCGCGCCGGGCGTCACGGGCCGACTGCGCCCGCTGGACCCGCTGTACATCAAGTACGACCTCGCCCTGTTCGTCCGCGTCGAGGACGGTGCCGACGGACGGCGTCTCGAGCTGTCCCTGGACTACCCCGCAGACGTCAGCGACCACTCCACCGTGTCCGCCTTCCTGTCGGATCTGCGGCGCAGCGCCGCGGACCTTGCCACTTCTCCGGAGGAAACCGTGCTCGAACAGTCCATAGACGCGATCGATCTCGACGACCCCGCCCAGCGGCTCGACCTCGTACGGTCCATCTGGCAGGAGGTCCTGCAGAGCGACGACATCGAGGACGACGTCAGCTTCTTCGAGTCGGGCGGCGACTCCCTCCTCCTCGTGGTGCTCGTCGAGCGGCTGAGCCAGGCGTCGGGCCGCATGCTGCGGACGGTGGACCTCTTCAGATCCGCCACGGTGAGAGGCCAGGCGGACCTGCTCGCGGCCCCCTCAACGGAGCCGCGGGAGGCCGCCGCCCCCGCCGACGGCCGCCTCGGCATGCTGGACGCCGCCCGCAACCGGCGCGCGACCGAAGAGGCCGTCTGA